From one Spiroplasma endosymbiont of Lasioglossum villosulum genomic stretch:
- a CDS encoding IS30 family transposase, which produces MSYKHLGIDERIYIENQLKFKFKISEIAKNLNRSISTIIREINRNKDNNHYFSLIAQNKAENRKQSHISFHKFKNKNLVKYVQQKLLLGWSPEQIYGRIKNFHKEWVISFKTIYTWIYFGMLDKVTSKNLRRKGKKRKSKENRGKFNGKSIKERDINVNDRITLGHWEGDTIVSSRGKSKSCLITLVERVSRFTLAILVKNRTTKVINKNVSYYLSILPKNIVKTITFDRGKEFSNWQQLEKNLDIKIYFANPYSPWQRGTNENTNGLIREKFPKKFIFSKTNKNEVHKFILSLNQRPRKILNYLSPIEYLDRKII; this is translated from the coding sequence ATGAGTTATAAACATCTTGGCATAGATGAAAGGATTTATATTGAGAATCAATTGAAATTTAAATTTAAAATTAGTGAAATAGCTAAAAATCTTAATCGAAGTATTAGTACTATTATTCGAGAAATTAATAGAAATAAAGATAATAATCATTATTTTTCATTAATTGCACAAAATAAAGCTGAAAATCGAAAACAATCACATATTAGTTTTCATAAGTTTAAAAATAAGAATTTAGTAAAATATGTACAACAAAAATTACTATTAGGTTGATCACCTGAACAAATTTATGGCAGAATTAAAAATTTTCATAAAGAGTGAGTTATTAGTTTTAAAACAATTTATACTTGAATTTATTTTGGAATGCTTGATAAAGTTACTAGTAAAAATTTAAGAAGAAAAGGTAAAAAACGAAAATCTAAAGAAAATCGTGGCAAGTTTAATGGTAAATCAATTAAAGAACGAGATATAAATGTTAATGATCGTATAACACTTGGTCATTGAGAAGGAGATACTATAGTATCATCACGAGGTAAAAGCAAATCATGTTTAATAACTTTAGTTGAAAGAGTATCACGATTTACTTTAGCAATATTAGTTAAAAACAGAACTACTAAAGTTATTAATAAAAATGTTAGTTATTATTTATCAATTCTTCCTAAAAACATTGTTAAAACTATTACTTTTGATCGTGGCAAAGAATTTTCAAATTGACAACAACTTGAAAAAAATTTAGATATAAAAATTTATTTTGCCAATCCATATTCACCTTGACAAAGAGGTACTAATGAAAATACTAATGGTTTAATTAGAGAAAAATTTCCTAAAAAATTTATTTTTTCAAAAACTAATAAAAATGAAGTTCATAAATTTATATTGTCTTTAAACCAAAGACCAAGAAAAATACTAAATTATCTTTCACCAATCGAATATTTGGATAGAAAAATAATTTAG
- a CDS encoding BspA family leucine-rich repeat surface protein, producing the protein MTNIGYMFYGASAFNNDLSKWNTLNVKNMHAIFCNATAFNKDLSKWNTKNVTNMNSMFYGASSFNQKILNWNTSNVTSMDFMFYNATTFNENISKWNTKNVTNMNSMFYGASSFNQDLSKWNVNKVTSHEEFAIGSQIDNSNKLPKFKN; encoded by the coding sequence GTGACAAATATAGGATATATGTTTTATGGTGCTTCAGCATTCAATAATGATTTATCAAAATGAAATACATTAAATGTAAAAAATATGCATGCTATATTTTGTAATGCCACTGCATTTAATAAAGACCTTTCAAAATGAAATACAAAAAATGTAACAAACATGAATTCAATGTTTTATGGTGCTTCATCATTTAACCAAAAAATTCTAAATTGAAATACTTCTAATGTAACAAGTATGGATTTTATGTTTTATAATGCCACTACATTTAACGAAAATATTTCAAAATGAAATACAAAAAATGTAACAAACATGAATTCAATGTTTTATGGTGCTTCATCATTTAACCAAGATCTTTCAAAATGAAATGTAAATAAAGTAACAAGTCATGAAGAATTTGCTATTGGTTCACAAATTGATAATTCTAATAAATTACCAAAGTTTAAAAACTAA
- a CDS encoding ABC transporter permease subunit, translating to MAWLILILFFFGIPGLILIFSFSLILNHILVSKEIDKGYLASWLTMPMSRKTILNSKLFVLLSSILILYGSAFVFQLIIFPIRFQDFKLQEFGYLVLYNLGLILLALLWASINWTFISYFNKSVISLSVATGISTVFILFQTMTLFSFIPEVEYLKYFKYMTIASLLNCPFKFGDIPNITPAPGVTEVTKAPLFSIRALDFAWQYPIMLIVPLGLFPLGNYFLIKKDLSL from the coding sequence GTGGCATGACTTATCTTAATTTTGTTTTTTTTTGGTATTCCGGGGTTAATATTAATTTTTTCTTTTAGTTTAATTTTAAATCATATTTTAGTTTCTAAAGAAATTGATAAAGGTTATTTAGCTTCATGATTAACAATGCCAATGTCTAGAAAAACTATTTTAAATTCAAAACTTTTTGTTTTGCTTTCTTCAATATTAATATTATATGGTTCGGCTTTTGTTTTTCAATTAATTATTTTTCCAATTAGATTTCAAGATTTTAAACTTCAAGAATTTGGATATCTTGTTTTATATAATTTGGGTTTAATATTATTGGCTTTACTTTGAGCATCAATTAATTGAACTTTTATTAGTTACTTTAATAAGTCAGTTATTTCTCTTTCAGTAGCAACAGGTATTTCAACGGTATTTATTTTATTTCAAACAATGACATTATTCTCTTTTATTCCTGAAGTTGAGTACCTTAAATATTTTAAATATATGACAATTGCTTCTTTATTAAATTGTCCATTTAAGTTTGGTGATATTCCAAATATAACACCTGCTCCCGGTGTTACAGAAGTAACAAAAGCACCACTTTTTTCTATTAGAGCATTAGATTTTGCTTGACAATATCCAATAATGTTAATAGTACCTCTTGGTTTATTTCCATTAGGAAATTATTTTCTTATTAAAAAAGATTTATCTTTGTAA
- a CDS encoding AAA family ATPase: protein MAYLKTVATIRKNISWAYVEKLINYFELDAKRKIKKMSKGMKQKVAIISVFMHKLKVLVLDEPTSGLDPLMQERFNTLIRNSKNEGATIFMSSHIFGEIENICDKVAIIKKGKIISEISIKEIQNSAKKNYEIKFSTVKDYNDFLNKKWDIIEKNNITKVIKVNVLSTNVDKFLKELSLYKVDNFKELPFSLEEYFIKFYKDEVNFND, encoded by the coding sequence ATTGCTTATTTAAAGACAGTAGCTACTATTAGAAAAAATATTTCTTGGGCATATGTTGAAAAATTAATTAATTATTTTGAACTTGATGCAAAAAGAAAAATTAAAAAAATGTCTAAGGGTATGAAACAAAAAGTAGCGATTATTTCAGTTTTTATGCATAAACTAAAAGTTTTAGTTTTAGATGAACCAACTTCAGGTTTAGATCCTTTAATGCAAGAAAGGTTTAATACTTTAATTAGAAATTCTAAAAATGAAGGTGCAACAATATTTATGAGTTCCCATATTTTTGGCGAAATTGAAAATATATGTGATAAAGTTGCTATTATTAAAAAAGGGAAAATAATTTCTGAAATATCAATTAAGGAAATACAAAATTCTGCTAAGAAAAATTATGAAATTAAATTTTCAACAGTGAAAGATTATAATGATTTCTTAAATAAAAAATGAGATATTATTGAAAAAAATAATATAACAAAAGTTATTAAAGTGAATGTTTTAAGTACTAATGTTGATAAGTTTTTAAAAGAATTATCACTTTATAAAGTTGATAATTTTAAAGAATTACCATTTAGTTTAGAAGAATATTTTATTAAATTTTATAAGGATGAGGTAAATTTTAATGATTAA
- a CDS encoding ATP-binding cassette domain-containing protein gives MNIIQLKNLTKEYSPNIGCFDINLSINKGEVYGFIGPNGAGKTTVIRQMIGFIKSDNGFAKILDYDCWKESAKIMESLGYLAGEVTLPRNCLFKDSSYY, from the coding sequence ATGAATATAATTCAATTAAAAAATTTAACTAAAGAATATTCTCCAAATATTGGTTGTTTTGATATTAATCTTTCAATCAACAAAGGTGAAGTTTATGGTTTTATTGGTCCTAATGGTGCTGGAAAAACTACTGTTATTAGACAAATGATAGGTTTTATTAAATCTGATAATGGCTTTGCAAAGATTTTAGATTATGATTGTTGAAAAGAATCGGCAAAAATTATGGAATCTCTTGGCTATTTAGCTGGTGAAGTAACATTGCCTAGGAATTGCTTATTTAAAGACAGTAGCTACTATTAG